Proteins co-encoded in one Centroberyx gerrardi isolate f3 chromosome 18, fCenGer3.hap1.cur.20231027, whole genome shotgun sequence genomic window:
- the ccnk gene encoding cyclin-K isoform X1 has product MLKSSAAGPSTVASPQPMKESKDISSMSGQTFLDHIKPCWYWDKKDLAHTPSQSEGLDPGTEARYRREGARFIFDVGTRLGLHYDTLATGIIYFHRFYMFHSFKQFPRYVTGACCLFLAGKVEETPKKCKDIIKTARSLLNDVQFAQFGDDPKEEVMVLERILLQTIKFDLQVEHPYMFLLRYVKQLKGDKNKVCKVLQMAWTFVNDSLCTMLSLQWEPEIIAVAVMYLAGRLCKFDIQEWTAKQSSRRWWEQFVQDVPVELLEDICHQILDLYSQGNKPIPQQIQEKERAAAPQPPAPPIPQGQPQGANPPPPPPKKTSPQGGSPARQLKRPHASPKDEPKAPEQVGSKIPRLESPMPPLPTSQPPPDRKAPAPAPPSEAEPGSESAPPPPHAPPPHQPPPLPHRPPPPPPSNYIMSTSSSYMSGEGYQSLQSMMKTEGPSYAPMPPNYGPPMPPYHPHVYPPPTAPPPGPPPPPSTYPPPSLPPTYPPPGYNHSYPPPPPPRMPPGHVPPPGMGLPPAGYPPPPPVPPGQSQVPLPPPPGMPMNRGGWMR; this is encoded by the exons ATGTTAAAG tCCAGTGCAGCGGGTCCATCCACCGTTGCCTCTCCCCAGCCAATGAAGGAATCCAAGGATATCTCGTCAATGTCCGGCCAGACATTTCTGGACCACATCAAGCCATGCTGGTACTGGGACAAGAAGGACCTGGCCCACACCCCATCTCAGTCCGAGGGCCTGGACCCGGGCACAGAGGCCCGCTACCGGAGAGAGGGGGCCCGCTTTATATTTGATGTGGGGACCCGACTTGGCCT ACACTACGATACGCTGGCAACCGGCATCATCTATTTCCACCGCTTCTACATGTTTCACTCCTTCAAGCAGTTCCCCAGATAC GTGACAGGCGCTTGCTGTCTTTTTCTGGCGGGGAAGGTAGAGGAAACTCCTAAGAAGTGTAAAGACATCATCAAAACAGCCCGCAGCTTACTGAATGACGTGCAGTTTGCCCAGTTTGGAGATGACCCTAAG GAGGAGGTAATGGTGTTGGAGAGAATCTTGCTCCAGACTATCAAGTTTGACCTGCAGGTGGAGCACCCCTACATGTTCCTGCTGCGCTACGTCAAGCAGCTCAAAG GTGATAAGAATAAAGTGTGCAAGGTGCTACAGATGGCATGGACCTTTGTCAATGACAG CCTATGCACCATGCTGTCTCTCCAGTGGGAGCCGGAGATCATCGCGGTGGCCGTCATGTACCTGGCCGGCCGCCTCTGTAAGTTTGACATCCAGGAGTGGACTGCCAAGCAGTCGTCACGCCGCTGGTGGGAGCAGTTTGTCCAGGACGTCCCAGTGGAGCTGCTTGAAG ACATCTGTCACCAGATCCTGGACCTGTACTCGCAGGGCAACAAGCCCATCCCCCAGCAGAtacaggagaaggagagggccGCTGCACCTcagccccccgcccccccaatcCCACAGGGCCAACCCCAGGGCGccaaccctcctcctccaccaccaaagAAGACTTCTCCTCAGGGTGGCAGCCCCGCACGCCAGCTCAAACGCCCACAT GCATCCCCAAAAGATGAACCAAAGGCTCCAG AACAAGTTGGCTCAAAGATTCCTCGGCTGGAGAGCCCCATGCCCCCCCTGCCCACATCGCAGCCTCCCCCCG ACCGCAAAGCCCCCGCTCCGGCCCCTCCCTCGGAAGCCGAACCTGGAAGCGAGTCGgccccacctcccccccacgcccctcctccccaccagccccctcccctcccccaccgcCCCCCTCCGCCCCCGCCCTCCAACTACATCATGTCCACCAGCAGCTCCTACATGTCTGGAGAGGGCTACCAGAGCCTGCAGTCCATGATGAAGACGGAGGGGCCGTCTTACGCCCCCATGCCACCCAACTACGGACCCCCTATGCCGCCCTACCACCCCCACGTCTACCCCCCGCCCACAGCTCCGCCCCCGGGGCCCCCGCCTCCACCCTCCACCTACCCGCCACCCAGCCTGCCCCCAACCTACCCGCCGCCGGGCTACAACCACAGCTAccctcccccgcctcctccaCGCATGCCGCCGGGCCACGTTCCCCCTCCTGGGATGGGTCTTCCGCCCGCTGGGTACCCTCCTCCGCCCCCCGTGCCCCCAGGACAGTCACAGGTGCCCCTGCCACCGCCCCCTGGCATGCCCATGAACCGCGGCGGGTGGATGAgatga
- the ccnk gene encoding cyclin-K isoform X2, with protein sequence MKESKDISSMSGQTFLDHIKPCWYWDKKDLAHTPSQSEGLDPGTEARYRREGARFIFDVGTRLGLHYDTLATGIIYFHRFYMFHSFKQFPRYVTGACCLFLAGKVEETPKKCKDIIKTARSLLNDVQFAQFGDDPKEEVMVLERILLQTIKFDLQVEHPYMFLLRYVKQLKGDKNKVCKVLQMAWTFVNDSLCTMLSLQWEPEIIAVAVMYLAGRLCKFDIQEWTAKQSSRRWWEQFVQDVPVELLEDICHQILDLYSQGNKPIPQQIQEKERAAAPQPPAPPIPQGQPQGANPPPPPPKKTSPQGGSPARQLKRPHASPKDEPKAPEQVGSKIPRLESPMPPLPTSQPPPDRKAPAPAPPSEAEPGSESAPPPPHAPPPHQPPPLPHRPPPPPPSNYIMSTSSSYMSGEGYQSLQSMMKTEGPSYAPMPPNYGPPMPPYHPHVYPPPTAPPPGPPPPPSTYPPPSLPPTYPPPGYNHSYPPPPPPRMPPGHVPPPGMGLPPAGYPPPPPVPPGQSQVPLPPPPGMPMNRGGWMR encoded by the exons ATGAAGGAATCCAAGGATATCTCGTCAATGTCCGGCCAGACATTTCTGGACCACATCAAGCCATGCTGGTACTGGGACAAGAAGGACCTGGCCCACACCCCATCTCAGTCCGAGGGCCTGGACCCGGGCACAGAGGCCCGCTACCGGAGAGAGGGGGCCCGCTTTATATTTGATGTGGGGACCCGACTTGGCCT ACACTACGATACGCTGGCAACCGGCATCATCTATTTCCACCGCTTCTACATGTTTCACTCCTTCAAGCAGTTCCCCAGATAC GTGACAGGCGCTTGCTGTCTTTTTCTGGCGGGGAAGGTAGAGGAAACTCCTAAGAAGTGTAAAGACATCATCAAAACAGCCCGCAGCTTACTGAATGACGTGCAGTTTGCCCAGTTTGGAGATGACCCTAAG GAGGAGGTAATGGTGTTGGAGAGAATCTTGCTCCAGACTATCAAGTTTGACCTGCAGGTGGAGCACCCCTACATGTTCCTGCTGCGCTACGTCAAGCAGCTCAAAG GTGATAAGAATAAAGTGTGCAAGGTGCTACAGATGGCATGGACCTTTGTCAATGACAG CCTATGCACCATGCTGTCTCTCCAGTGGGAGCCGGAGATCATCGCGGTGGCCGTCATGTACCTGGCCGGCCGCCTCTGTAAGTTTGACATCCAGGAGTGGACTGCCAAGCAGTCGTCACGCCGCTGGTGGGAGCAGTTTGTCCAGGACGTCCCAGTGGAGCTGCTTGAAG ACATCTGTCACCAGATCCTGGACCTGTACTCGCAGGGCAACAAGCCCATCCCCCAGCAGAtacaggagaaggagagggccGCTGCACCTcagccccccgcccccccaatcCCACAGGGCCAACCCCAGGGCGccaaccctcctcctccaccaccaaagAAGACTTCTCCTCAGGGTGGCAGCCCCGCACGCCAGCTCAAACGCCCACAT GCATCCCCAAAAGATGAACCAAAGGCTCCAG AACAAGTTGGCTCAAAGATTCCTCGGCTGGAGAGCCCCATGCCCCCCCTGCCCACATCGCAGCCTCCCCCCG ACCGCAAAGCCCCCGCTCCGGCCCCTCCCTCGGAAGCCGAACCTGGAAGCGAGTCGgccccacctcccccccacgcccctcctccccaccagccccctcccctcccccaccgcCCCCCTCCGCCCCCGCCCTCCAACTACATCATGTCCACCAGCAGCTCCTACATGTCTGGAGAGGGCTACCAGAGCCTGCAGTCCATGATGAAGACGGAGGGGCCGTCTTACGCCCCCATGCCACCCAACTACGGACCCCCTATGCCGCCCTACCACCCCCACGTCTACCCCCCGCCCACAGCTCCGCCCCCGGGGCCCCCGCCTCCACCCTCCACCTACCCGCCACCCAGCCTGCCCCCAACCTACCCGCCGCCGGGCTACAACCACAGCTAccctcccccgcctcctccaCGCATGCCGCCGGGCCACGTTCCCCCTCCTGGGATGGGTCTTCCGCCCGCTGGGTACCCTCCTCCGCCCCCCGTGCCCCCAGGACAGTCACAGGTGCCCCTGCCACCGCCCCCTGGCATGCCCATGAACCGCGGCGGGTGGATGAgatga